Below is a window of Candidozyma auris chromosome 3, complete sequence DNA.
GGCTCATTGAGTGAAATTatggaaaaagaaacgaaaagGGTGCACAAAACCGGGGTGGTATAAACCGCCCGAGAACATGTGGGGCATGGAACTGCCGGAATTAATTAGGCACATGGACCAAAGTACTTTAAAAGCAAAAGGTCAACAATAGCGTCAAAACCCCCCTACCATCATTTTCCAAGTTATCCGCATCCATAAATATTCATTGGTCGGATGCTAATATCACCACATTAAGATCTCCGGTTTTTCACCCAACAAAACGTGATGTTCTCCCATCCCGACTGTCTTGTCACTGGCCACCGTGGCTTCAAAGGCAAGTACCCAGAGAATACCCTTGGAGGGTTTGACAAGTGTTTCAGCGCAGGGGCAACTTTGTTTGAGACGGACGTGTGGACCACTAAAGACGAGGTGTTGGTTATCTCTCATGATGTTAACACTAACAGAGTGTTTGTGGACGAGAACGGCAATGAGACTAACTATAACATTTTAGAATCCAACTACGACGAAATCAAGGACTTGCACACTATTGGCAGCAGGGAAAAGTTGCTCACGTTCAAGGATCTTCTCAGGTGGTTTGTGAAGGCAGTGGAACACTATGATGGCGAGGATCAAGACGATTCCTCGAAGCATCGCATCATGCTCGAtatcaagaaactcaatCCGCCCAAACTTCTTAAGCTTCTTGTGCAAGACTTGATAGAGGTGCGCAGTGACTTACAATGGTGGTTCCCAAGGATCCAGCTTGGGTTGTGGGATTTGAGATTtctcaagtacttgaaccAAGAGGACTGGTTTGATAGAGTCTTCTCGAAAACTTTGCCTCACAATGGGTTCCGTCATTTTGATATCTTTCACATCACCGTGGCATGGCAGTCGAGCTTGCCGTTTATTGGGTACAATGAGTACATTGACCTGTTAGAAAATGATAGATTCTACTTCAAGGCCACTGGAGTTTCCCTAATATATATCACCACATGGTCGAAGGATTTCTTGACGAAGTTCCTACCCCTTGTCAAGCAACAGGACCTCAAGATGTTTTCTTGGACCGTCAATAATCGTGTGCAGCTAGAATACTTTGCCACTGTTGGTCAGAAGGCCCACATCAAGGAGTACGGTGTCATCACCGATTACCCTGATAAGATGGTGCAGCTTGTCCGCGACGTCGAGAACAGCAGACTTGGATCTGGTGATGCTGAGTCATCACCGTTCCTCACcgagaaagatgaagaaatatTTTTGCCACTTACACTTAGGATTTCGAGCtggttcttcaagttcattgTCAATTTCTGTGCTGTAAAGGGAGGTCCGCCCACTTCTGAGACGTCGTATTCATCGCCCATTGACCCCGAGGAGATCACAACTGTCCCTGTCAACAAACTATGGGTCATGGTGTTCTCCACTTGCCAAAAGTATGGTATATTTTAGACTATATATTGATTGCATTTCTCAACCACTTCTTGTagccatttgcagccactatTCATCAATGCGCACTCAAATAAATAAGTGCAACTACTCATCTCCTCTCATGTTCAGCTCACTCCTACCGAAACCAAAGCACACCACCCATGAAACCTTAAAAATCGTCCTACCTAAGCCCCAGACAAAAAAGTCGGAAGCCCTAATAGTTCAGTCAAAGCAATTCGAACTTGAGCCAAAGACCATAAGCGAGCTCAAGCTTTCCAAACCCCTGGATTACACCAAGTCTGTGCTACAAAAGTCAGGAGCACTGGCTAATGCTCAAATATCGTATGAAGACACCATACCACTAAAGACAAAGTACCCCAATTTGAAACATCACTTTCCGAGATACAGCTTGGAGAATTGTCCCGATTCATCACTAAAGGATTGTGTCGATGCCACCAGAGAGGTCATAGAGAAGCTATTAGCTCAGGAACAGGGTACTGAAATTGAAGTTGCCCAAGACGAAATTGTGAGTTACATTCCGCCGTCGCTCGAGAATGGCGAAGaacaaagaggaagaacGGTTCAAGTTACAACTCACCAAGAGGACCCCATGCTCCCGCCGAAACATAAGCTTCGAAAGAATAGGCACAAGGACCCATCTCCACCTCCccctcttttgaaaaagggTACCACAGAGAGAATCACCAAGGAGGTCAAGGATAAATGGGCCATCCCTTCGGTGGTATCAAACTGGAGTAATAACAAGGGGTTCTCTATTTCTCTTCGCAAAAGACAGGAGGCTGCAAGCGGCGGGACCGTTGCAGAAAACTCAAGCATCAATATTGAAAAGTTCAGTCTGCTAGCACTGGCTCTTGACGATGCTGATCGCCGGGCTCGCGAGGAGCTCAAAGTTAGAAACGAGGAACGGAGATTGCAGGCTCAGGCCGAacagaaggaaaaggaaagaagattCGAAGAGCTTGTctcgaggaagagaaacgAGAGACAACAGTTGAAACGTCCCGGAGATAATTCGGACGAGTTCCGTTCttacaaaaagagatcTGCTTAGTAATTATTATCCGTTTATATCCAGTCATGAGTTGCTT
It encodes the following:
- the PRP45 gene encoding mRNA splicing protein PRP45 — encoded protein: MFSSLLPKPKHTTHETLKIVLPKPQTKKSEALIVQSKQFELEPKTISELKLSKPSDYTKSVLQKSGASANAQISYEDTIPLKTKYPNLKHHFPRYSLENCPDSSLKDCVDATREVIEKLLAQEQGTEIEVAQDEIVSYIPPSLENGEEQRGRTVQVTTHQEDPMLPPKHKLRKNRHKDPSPPPPLLKKGTTERITKEVKDKWAIPSVVSNWSNNKGFSISLRKRQEAASGGTVAENSSINIEKFSSLASALDDADRRAREELKVRNEERRLQAQAEQKEKERRFEELVSRKRNERQQLKRPGDNSDEFRSYKKRSA
- a CDS encoding phosphatidylglycerol phospholipase, translated to MFSHPDCLVTGHRGFKGKYPENTLGGFDKCFSAGATLFETDVWTTKDEVLVISHDVNTNRVFVDENGNETNYNILESNYDEIKDLHTIGSREKLLTFKDLLRWFVKAVEHYDGEDQDDSSKHRIMLDIKKLNPPKLLKLLVQDLIEVRSDLQWWFPRIQLGLWDLRFLKYLNQEDWFDRVFSKTLPHNGFRHFDIFHITVAWQSSLPFIGYNEYIDSLENDRFYFKATGVSLIYITTWSKDFLTKFLPLVKQQDLKMFSWTVNNRVQLEYFATVGQKAHIKEYGVITDYPDKMVQLVRDVENSRLGSGDAESSPFLTEKDEEIFLPLTLRISSWFFKFIVNFCAVKGGPPTSETSYSSPIDPEEITTVPVNKLWVMVFSTCQKYGIF